In Armatimonadota bacterium, the sequence CAGCCAGCCCAGGCCGGCGGCAGCGAGAATCATGACATAGGGCATCACCAGCAGGCTGTAGCGACCTTCCTCGCAGATGGTCGCGACATGCACCAGGCAGGTAATGGCGATGGCCGCCAGCAGCGGTGCGAACCGCTTCCCCGAGAAGCTGGCTACGCCCCCTCCGATGAGGGCGAGGAGCAGGAGCGCGTGGTGAACCAATGAACCGCGCACCGCCCAGCCGCGCCAGCCAACCACGGCCACCTCGCCATGGTAGGCGTCCCAGAAGGTGTGGAACTTCCTCCACAGCAGCGCCGCATAGCCGACCGGATGATGGAGCAGGTACTGCCTGATGTTGTGCCAACCGGCCCGCTGGAGGGCGCGGTCCGCTTCCATCTCGTCGGCAGTCCCTGCGGTTATCCGATTGACCAGGGGGTAGGTCGCCCGGCGGAACATCCCGTGGAACGGCAGGTAGTTGCCGGCGAAGAAGTTGAGGCCGCCGTAGCTCGACAGCCCCACCGGCCGATGGAAGATTCGTGAATTGCGGACCGCCCAGGGTGCGAGCACGACCACGAACGCCAGGGCAAAGGCGGTGAAGTGCCACACCCAGCGGCGGTCACGCAGCCCGTAGGCCCAGATGATGGCGATCAGCAGGGCGAGAGCGAAAGCCTGACCTGTCGGACGCACCAATGCGGCAAAGCCGAGGATCAACCCCGCCGCCGCGAATGCGCGCGCGCGCCGGCCCTCAAAGCCGATCGTAAGGACAAGCGTCGCCGCCGCCCAGAGGAAGATCGAGAGGGTCTCCGAGTACATGGCGGACGCCGCCCACCAGAAGCCGGGGTAGGCGGCATACATCGCTGCCGCTACCATCGCGCGCCGCCGGCC encodes:
- a CDS encoding glycosyltransferase family 39 protein: MWPHAPAVLRSWAPLAVVFVLAALWRMAYLDAAPSLPAGVDAVEYDTIATTLLDQGRFLTPAHGMPHGEYAVRTPGYPAFLAALYWSGERWFGSRYALVRPAQLALDLAALLLTFALARRLVGRRRAMVAAAMYAAYPGFWWAASAMYSETLSIFLWAAATLVLTIGFEGRRARAFAAAGLILGFAALVRPTGQAFALALLIAIIWAYGLRDRRWVWHFTAFALAFVVVLAPWAVRNSRIFHRPVGLSSYGGLNFFAGNYLPFHGMFRRATYPLVNRITAGTADEMEADRALQRAGWHNIRQYLLHHPVGYAALLWRKFHTFWDAYHGEVAVVGWRGWAVRGSLVHHALLLLALIGGGVASFSGKRFAPLLAAIAITCLVHVATICEEGRYSLLVMPYVMILAAAGLGWLFPRVLGRGPMELPIEADSQSPW